The window GCCAAGTTTTTAATGTCTTCTATAATCTGTTGGAGCCTCCATGGGGTGCTAATTTTGCCATTCACTACATCAATAATGATTTTGGAGTCACCCTCTACAATGATCCTTGTCAGCCCCCTGTTCTTGGCAATGAGGATGCTGTCTCTTAGTGCCGTCGCTTCAGTTGTGGGAACCGAGGCCTTCCCAATGTTCTTTGATGAAGTAATAATTGGTACACCTTCAGAATTCCTGATGATAGTACCACAGGCTGCAGAAGAGGAAGTCACCGAGCCATCAAAGTTTACTTTGAAAGTGGATGCAGGAGGTGGTTGCCATTTAATGGCTGATGGTGTTTTGAAAGAACCAACCCTGCAATTCATGTTATTTTCCTTGAAGCCTTTCTCTATAGAAGCAGCAACACTAATAATGGTTAGAGGGGAGGTACTAATGTTTCTGAAAGAAGCATCGTTCCTGGCCTTCCAAATCATCCAACAAATAGTTAGAATTTTCTCAAAATCATTTTTGTTGTAATTTCTTTTCCTCAAAAAGAGATTCAGTTTATTTAAGAATGTATCACTTCCATGAATAAGATCATGGAGGCAAGCTTTTCTCCAAACATTTGTTGCAATTGTACAATCACCAAAAAGATGATCCAAAGTTTCATTGTCTGATAAACATAATGAACAGGTGTTATCATGTATTTGGTTAAAACCTTGACAGTCTGTCTTTTGTTTTCAGTCTTCCTCTTAAAAGAAGCCAGCTGAACATTTTAATTTTTGGAGGGATGTTTAGCTTCCACATTCTATTTATCAGTTTAATTTGGGGGTGTTTTTCAGAGAACTTACATTGGATCCAAGTCGCTGTTTTGATGGAGAACTTATCATTTGCAGCGGGTCCCCAGACACATCTATCATTCTGGTTATTTATGGGGATAGGAATTCCCATTATCTGTTTGACTATTTCCCAATCCAGGACTTGGAGCAATTTTTCTTTGTCCCAGCTATTTCCTGCAATAAAGTTACTCACATTTGCATCCCAATTAATAGTAGCTTTCTGCTGATCATTTAACAAATTGATAAGAGGAAAATCAAAAATCCAATTAAAAGTCCAGAATTTAACCTCCTTTCCTGTGCCAATAGTCCATCTCATCCCTTTTGTAATGAGATCTCTACTATCCAGGATGCCTTTCCAAGCAACGGAGTCACTACTTTTCTTTTTTGTTTCAAAGAAGGAATGGTTCTTTAAATACTTATTCTTCACTATTTGAACCCACCAGTTAGAGTGGTCCATGATAATCTTCCAACCAAGCTTTGCTACAGCCGCTTTATTAAAGTAGGCTGAGGGTCTAATTCCTAAGCCTCCAATGGATTTAGGAGTACATACTTGTTCCCAAGCTACTGGTGGGTTTTTAGAATCACCCCACAAAAAACTCCTTGATTCTGTATCTACCGCCTTTGTGGTTCTCTTATCACAATTAAAACAAGACATAACATGATTTGGCATTCCAGCCAGGTTTGTTTTGATAAGGGTGACTCTGCCAGCATGAGAAAGAGTATTCTTTTTCCAGCCGGCAAGTTTATTAGAAATTTTAAGGATTAGTTCCTTTGAGTTAATAGGGTCTTTCCAACAAGCAACGTTATGGATGCCTAAGTATTTTTCGATAGTGCTTTTTTGTTGAATTCCCAAGATATTGACAATGTCATTCTTCCTGGAGCCACAAACATTTGGAGAAAAATAAAGAGAAGACTTATGGAAGTTTATTTTCTGTCCTGAAGCAGTGGCAAAGTCACTTAAGGTTTTAAGAATATTTCTGGCACCTCTAGGAGTTGCTTTAGCAAAAATTAGACAATCATCAGCAAAGACAAGGTTGGAAATTCTAGGTCCTCTGGGAGCTGAAACTATCCCTACTTGGTTCCTAGGTTTCTCAGCTAGCTTATTGAATTCTCGAATAAGGGGTTCCATACAGAGAATAAAAATATAAGAGGATAAAGGATCTCCCTGTCTAATACCTCTCGAAGGCTTAAACCAACCTTCAGGTTTTCCGTTGATTATTACTGAGAAAGAAACTGAGCTTATACAGTTCAAGACCATGTTAATCCAATTATCGCAGAACCCAAACTTTGTCAAACACGCTTTGATATACCTCCAATTGAGGAAATCATAAGCTTTTTCTAGGTCTAACTTGACCGCCATGTAACTCTGGATATATATCTTTATTCTGTAAACTGTATGGGTATGAATGAAGAAACAATATATCTTAGCAGTTTATCTATCTCTTTGTATTTAAATCTTGTTCCCATCACTGGTATCAGAGCCAGAAATGGCTCCGGCAAGAACCTTGCAAACCACAATTCTGTCCACCATTTCGCCTTCTAATGCTCAGGTCCCAAATATTATATCTCATCAACATTTTCCACCACTTTCACCAACATCTTCTCGTTTTGACGAGACGAATAGATTACAAGTAGAGGAGATTCGTCATTTTTTGCAAAATGAACTTCATCATTCAATTGAGGCTATCCATCGCAACCGAGCATCCTTCCAAAGTGAGATTGCATCACAGATTGCAGTGTTGCAGAACACAATGATGCAAGCCTTAACGTTGCGTCCAATTTCTCATAACACCCATCATGCAGTTACTCAACCAGAAACCGTTTATAACCACCAGTGCCAACATGCCAATTCCAATTTCTTTACAGCATCGCCACAATCGTCCATCATTACTTCCATTCCTTCCAACTCTCACATTCGTACCATGTCCATGAGTAATTCTTGTAATATTTCATCAACCAATACAAATCACCAACCACTACCACCACCAAACACAAGTACCAATTTCCAACCACTGCCACCCCCAAACATAAATGCCAATATTAATCCAAACCCAAACTTTTGGTAACAAGACATGCCTTTGTTTCGACCTCCAAAAGTGGATTTACCATGGTTCCATGGTGACGACGCATTGGGATGGCTCACAATGGCAGAGAGGTATTTGCGCTCTCAACGCATTCCTCCCTTGGAGTATATACCGACTGTAACCTCTCACTTCAGACCAGATGCTTGTATGTGGATGAATTCTTTTGAGGAAAGAAATCCTTGGGCAACTTGGGAACAATTTTCTTCTGCCATCCTCGAACACTATGGAGCGAGTAGCATCACCGATATTCAAATTGTTTTGGCATGCTTGGAGCAAACTACAACAGTAGATGCTTTCATTGTTGCTTTTACAAAACTTTCTAGTAGAGCTTATGGATGGACTAAAGCACAACTCTTGCCAAATTTCCTGGGAGGACTGAAACCTGAGATTTGTCATGATGTACAAGTCATGGAACCAAGAACTTTAGCAGAAGCACAAAGACTGGCGCGGAGATTAGAAGCAAAATTGAATGATTCTCGGCTACACAGACTTTCTCGACCATCAGGTGCTTGGTCTTCCTCCTCAAAACAAAACACTATAGGTTCTCAAAATTCCTCCATCAACTGAACCAATCCTGATAATTCAGTGCGACAATGGGCAGCCAAGGACCAGCGTGAATGAAGCGCTCAAGGTCTTTGTTTTCACTGCGATGAAAAATGGTCAAGAAATCATACCTGCAAGAAACCCATGATAGCTATCTTAGAATCACTTAATACAGTAGATGAAGAAGAATCAGAGGTTTATGCGCAACAAGACTCAAATGCAAAACCAAACCAAGATTTTCCCTTACATGCTATTACGAATTCCACAGTCGGTGAGATGATGCGGTTTAAGGGAAAAATTAAGGGAGTAACAGTGGATGTCTTTGTTGATTATGGGTCGGCCAACAATCTGTTGAATATATCCACAAGTAGCTGCAAACTTGGGTTTACAGGTTGTACATGTAGAACATCTGAAGTTCACATCACTGACTTGGCATCCAGTTTCAATATTCAATCAGGCAATTGACGTACCCGTAGAGATTCAAGGATATGAGTTTAAGAGTTCGTTTCGCTTACTTGATGTCCCAAATTGTGATCTCCTCTTTGGGAGCTCCTTGGCTTGAGTCGTTAGGGATGATGGGGTGGCACTTCTTGGAAAAAATGATGATTTTTTAGTAGAGTGGTCCCTGCCATGTTTTAAAAGGAATACGACGTCATCCTGAACAATACAGCGATGGTTCGCTAATGACCTTAATGTCCTTTGCACAATTGGATGAGGATATTATACCACCAGGCCCAACTGAAGAGAGCAGTACAATACAGGACCCACAAGTACAACAGTTGATAGAGAAGTTTCAAGGGCTATTTGCAGTACCAAAAGAATTACCTCCAGTTAGATCGGTTGATCACCGTATCCCTCTGAAGCCTAATACAGGTCCAGTCAATGTTCGACCTTATCGTTATCCACACTCACAAAAATTAGAGTTGGAGTCATAGGTCAGTGAAATGCTTTCTACCGGCCTCATTTGTCCAAGTCAAAGTCCGTTTTCTTCTCCGGTTCTTTTGGTTCGAAAGAAAGAAGGGACATGGCGATTATGTGTTGATCATCGTAGTCTCAACGACGCCATAATTAAGGACTGATTTCCTATTCCGGTGGTTGATGAACTCTTGGACGAACTTCATGGTGTAAAGTATTTTTCCAAATTGGATTTGCGTGCTGGTTAACATCAGATCCGGATGTATGAAGAAGATACTCACAAGACGGCTTTTCACACACATGAAGGCCATTATGAATTTGTGGTTATGCCGTTCGGTCTATCGAATGCGTCTTCTACTTTTCAAGCACTTATGAATTACATATTCCGCTCCGTTCTACGGAAGCATGTTCTTGTAATTACATATTCCGCTCCGTTCTACAGAAGCATGTTCTTGTGTTCTTCGATGATATTTTGGTGTATAGCGCCGATTTGCCTTCTCATTTATCTCACCTGGAGGAAGTTTTCAAGTTATTGGAGAACAATGCATTGAAGGTTAAAATTTCAAAATGCAAATTTGCTGCTCAATCTGTACAATATCTGGGCCACATTATCTCTGAGAAAGGAGTCGCAATAGATCAGGAGAAAGTATTATGCTTGAAAGAATGGCCAAAACCAACTACAATAAAAGGATTGCGCGGCTTCTTGGGATTAGCCGGGTATTATAGAAGGTTTGTACGAGGATTTGGTCAAATTGCTCAACCTTTAAATGCCATGTTGAAGCATGACAACTTCAAGTGGACTCCTTTAGCAGAACAAGCTTTTGAGAAGTTGAAAGATGCCGTGACTTATGCTCTTGTGCTAGCTATGCCAAATTTTCAGGAACCTTTTTTCTTGGAGACAGATGCTAGTGGTGTCAGCATTGGCGCAGTCCTGTCACAAAACAAACATCCAGTGGCCTATTTGAGTAAAACTCTTTCTCCTAAAAATCAAGCTTTATTTGTTTATGATAAGGTGATGATGGCTATCCTATATGCAGTAGAAAAGTGGTGTCCTTATCTTTTGGGGAGTAAGTTTACCATTATCATTGATCATTGTACCTTGAAGCATTTATTGGATCACAGCATTTCAACTCCTTCTCAACATAAATGGCCGGGCATAGGTTGCAAAATTACTTGGTTATGATTATTCCATTGAGTATAGGCCGAGATTGTTAAACATAGTACCTGATGCTTTGTCAAGACAGTCTGAACTATTGGCATTGCAGTCCATCTCTGCTCCAGTCTTTGGAAGTTTAAACCTCATTAGACAAGCTTGTTGATCGTTCGATTGTTTCTGATCGTGATCCTATCTTCATAAGTCAATTCTGGACATCTTTTTTCAAGTTGCAAGGAATAAGTACTCTTTGTCGCAGCTCTGCGTATCATCCTCAATCCGACGGTCAGACAGAAGTTGTTAATCGAACTTTAGAGCACTACCTTCGATGTTTTGTTGCAGACAAGCCTGCATCTTGGGGTGAATTGATTCATTGGGCAGAGTGGTGGTATAATACCACATTTCACTCCACCATTAAAATGACTCCCTTTGAAGCCTTGTACGGCCGTCCTCCTCCATCTATACAATGATACATGCCTGGTTCAACTAATGTCCAAGCTGTTGACGCTGCTCTTCGTTCTAGAGATGAGCTCTTGCAGTCATTGAAACACAACATGCATTTGGCTCAAAATCGTATGAAACAACAGGCCAATAAACATCGTTCTGAAAGGGAATTTTCAATTGGAGATTGGGTTTACCTTCGTCTGCATCCTTACAAGTAAAGTTCTTTGTCAAAGCGTACTTCTCATAAGCTGGCTCCAAAATATTTTGGACCATTTCGTGTGTTAGAACGAATTGGCTTTGTCGCCTATCGGTTGGATTTGCCTACTTCTTCAAAGGTTCATCCGGTGTTCCATGTTTCTTTACTGAAGTTGAGGATTGGTAACTCTGTTATGACATTACAGATTTTGCCACCTATGCATAAGCATGGTTGCTTTACATAGAGTCCATTCAAAGTTTTAGATATGGATGTGTTTACCGAAAAAGGCAAATTAGAAACTTACTGGTTTCTTCAATGGACGGGGATGCCTGAGGAAGATGCGACTTGGGAACTTGCTAAAGCTATTATGGCTCAGTTTCCTCAATTCAGCGACCGAGGACGTCTTGCCTCTCAATGGGGCGGTATTGATGGGATGCAGTAGCTGCATATCTCTTATTCTTCTGTACTTCCTTTATTCTATCTTAGTTCTTTGTCTGTAGTAGGTTTGGGTTATTAGACCCAGTATGTAAAAGGTCCATCTGACCCAATAGTAGCCCAATAGTAGGAGTAGTTATCTCTAGCAATTAGTAGTTCTCTGGATATATATCTTTATTCTGTAAACTGTATGGGTATGAATGAAGAAACCATCTTAATACACACACACACACACACACACACACACACACTCTCTCTCTCTCNNNNNNNNNNNNNNNNNNNNNNNNNNNNNNNNNNNNCTCTCTCTCTCTCTCTCTCTCTCTCTCTCTCTCTCTCTCTCTCTCTCTCTCTCTCTCTCTCTCTCTCTCTCTGTGTGTGTGTGTGTGTGTGTGTGTGTGTGTGTGAAAACACAAAAAGTTAGACATTTTGTAAGGACCGTTTGTTTTACCGCATATAAGTCCTGATAGGAAAAATTATTGCCAACCTGATTGATAGCGTTTGGGGAGATGGATAACTTGCTCCCAGAAAATA of the Fragaria vesca subsp. vesca linkage group LG6, FraVesHawaii_1.0, whole genome shotgun sequence genome contains:
- the LOC101296508 gene encoding putative ribonuclease H protein At1g65750-like; its protein translation is MAVKLDLEKAYDFLNWRYIKACLTKFGFCDNWINMVLNCISSVSFSVIINGKPEGWFKPSRGIRQGDPLSSYIFILCMEPLIREFNKLAEKPRNQVGIVSAPRGPRISNLVFADDCLIFAKATPRGARNILKTLSDFATASGQKINFHKSSLYFSPNVCGSRKNDIVNILGIQQKSTIEKYLGIHNVACWKDPINSKELILKISNKLAGWKKNTLSHAGRVTLIKTNLAGMPNHVMSCFNCDKRTTKAVDTESRSFLWGDSKNPPVAWEQVCTPKSIGGLGIRPSAYFNKAAVAKLGWKIIMDHSNWWVQIVKNKYLKNHSFFETKKKSSDSVAWKGILDSRDLITKGMRWTIGTGKEVKFWTFNWIFDFPLINLLNDQQKATINWDANVSNFIAGNSWDKEKLLQVLDWEIVKQIMGIPIPINNQNDRCVWGPAANDKFSIKTATWIQYNETLDHLFGDCTIATNVWRKACLHDLIHGSDTFLNKLNLFLRKRNYNKNDFEKILTICWMIWKARNDASFRNISTSPLTIISVAASIEKGFKENNMNCRVGSFKTPSAIKWQPPPASTFKVNFDGSVTSSSAACGTIIRNSEGVPIITSSKNIGKASVPTTEATALRDSILIAKNRGLTRIIVEGDSKIIIDVVNGKISTPWRLQQIIEDIKNLAQEFQEICFNHIYREANFAADATESLGHSITGRRDWFQPLPRSIGRMILFDQIGEGCPRGSVL